A genomic stretch from Corynebacterium kutscheri includes:
- a CDS encoding Ltp family lipoprotein, translated as MNKYVKIVGCIAAISITATACTGSNQSSSNTPANNAAANSSAAMSNTEIRMTDDVDIDDDANPGQKKALENTQRYLNGPVGFSYEGLRDQLQYEGFPEEDIRYALDEADIDWEDQAVKQARAYKDADAALSNDDIYDKLISEKFTPEDARFGVASLG; from the coding sequence ATGAACAAGTACGTCAAAATCGTCGGTTGTATCGCCGCTATTTCTATCACCGCAACAGCGTGCACCGGTAGCAACCAAAGCAGCAGTAATACTCCTGCTAATAATGCCGCTGCAAACTCTTCCGCAGCGATGAGCAACACAGAGATCCGGATGACAGATGATGTTGACATTGACGACGACGCAAACCCAGGCCAGAAAAAAGCCCTGGAAAATACTCAGCGTTACCTCAACGGACCAGTAGGATTCTCCTATGAAGGGCTGCGCGATCAACTCCAATATGAGGGATTCCCTGAAGAGGACATTCGATACGCCCTTGATGAAGCAGATATCGATTGGGAAGATCAGGCAGTTAAGCAGGCTAGGGCTTATAAGGATGCCGATGCAGCATTATCTAATGATGACATTTACGACAAGCTAATTTCCGAGAAGTTCACTCCGGAAGATGCTCGCTTTGGTGTAGCCAGCCTAGGCTAA
- a CDS encoding L,D-transpeptidase has protein sequence MLVALRWVRGSVIIVSLSLAMVSCTIDRVNQTDQSAETTGSVAEALLAPVVSVTNGATEVNPSQLVLVKSLDKGLSSVTMTNEEGKVIESALADDAMSWSTTETLGYNRTYTIEALDKNGEKTTTTFQTIAATATDAVALSPLPDSTVGIGQVIGFQFDYLVEDRQRIQNAIKVTTSPQVEGAFYWVSPYEVRWRPAQYWQPGTTVSVEANIFGVEITKGVYGKENNSTNFTIGDRVEAVVDDATKQMSVYKNGDLLKTMPVSLGSNQNPTPNGVYIIGDQYESLVMDSTTYGLALDAGGYRTDVKYATQMSYSGIYVHAAPWSVGSQGVANVSHGCINVTTENAKWFQDVVKRGDIVTVQNTIGGVLSGVDGLGDWNIDWETWKAGNTSF, from the coding sequence ATGCTCGTGGCTTTACGATGGGTGCGAGGGAGCGTCATTATTGTTTCTCTTTCTTTGGCAATGGTTTCGTGCACGATTGACCGCGTAAATCAAACAGACCAATCAGCAGAAACTACCGGCTCGGTTGCTGAGGCACTTCTTGCTCCCGTCGTTAGTGTGACAAATGGTGCAACAGAGGTGAATCCTTCGCAACTGGTTTTGGTGAAGTCTTTAGATAAAGGCTTGAGTTCGGTCACTATGACAAATGAAGAAGGCAAGGTTATCGAATCTGCATTGGCAGACGATGCTATGAGCTGGTCAACTACAGAAACGCTTGGGTATAACCGCACCTATACTATCGAGGCTCTGGATAAAAATGGTGAAAAGACTACCACCACTTTCCAGACCATTGCTGCAACTGCCACTGATGCAGTAGCTCTGAGTCCATTGCCAGATTCTACGGTAGGTATTGGTCAAGTAATTGGCTTCCAATTCGATTATCTGGTTGAGGATCGCCAGCGTATTCAGAATGCTATTAAGGTTACTACCAGCCCGCAGGTAGAGGGCGCATTTTATTGGGTAAGTCCTTATGAGGTGCGTTGGCGTCCAGCACAATATTGGCAACCTGGCACTACTGTTAGCGTAGAAGCAAATATTTTTGGTGTAGAGATCACCAAGGGTGTTTATGGTAAAGAGAACAATTCTACGAACTTTACTATTGGTGATCGGGTAGAAGCTGTTGTTGATGATGCCACTAAACAGATGAGTGTGTACAAAAATGGTGACCTACTCAAAACTATGCCGGTATCCTTGGGCTCAAATCAGAACCCAACGCCGAATGGCGTTTATATTATTGGTGATCAATATGAATCTTTAGTCATGGATTCTACTACTTATGGCTTGGCATTGGATGCAGGTGGGTACCGTACTGATGTTAAATATGCGACCCAAATGTCTTATTCCGGGATTTATGTTCACGCCGCACCCTGGTCGGTAGGTTCGCAAGGGGTTGCCAATGTGTCCCATGGCTGTATTAATGTCACTACTGAAAATGCTAAATGGTTTCAGGATGTAGTCAAGCGTGGTGATATTGTGACGGTACAAAATACCATTGGCGGTGTTTTATCTGGTGTGGATGGTTTAGGCGATTGGAATATTGATTGGGAAACCTGGAAAGCCGGAAACACTAGTTTTTAG
- a CDS encoding dihydrodipicolinate synthase family protein yields the protein MIDAKFHIALPTAFYEDESLNIEATLAHADFCLSQGVESVLLCGSTGEQHCLEVAEKIALIDAIDKHPFVENTQIIFGIADIRLHNALTVAQRIAQSPHIDAVLLGFPPYIRPTQDEALRYASAILTAANKPAIIYNNPVRTGFDANAETLARLCLLPDVIGIKDPGGAPKIAELNTRLAPFKPLYFAGGEIDLPTRIADGYNGLSSIVGNLAPHQTKAWFEALKKDLPEKDELNKEIQPLIHRIFSDSPLPAIKDHITRHEEIPMGVCRSPLGMY from the coding sequence ATGATCGATGCCAAGTTTCACATCGCACTGCCTACCGCTTTTTACGAAGATGAGTCTCTAAATATCGAAGCAACTCTGGCACATGCAGATTTCTGCCTTTCACAGGGGGTGGAATCTGTACTGCTGTGTGGCTCTACCGGAGAACAACATTGCCTAGAGGTAGCAGAAAAAATCGCACTCATTGATGCCATCGATAAGCATCCTTTTGTCGAAAATACACAAATTATTTTTGGCATCGCTGACATTCGCCTTCATAATGCGCTGACTGTGGCTCAACGGATTGCTCAATCACCTCATATTGACGCAGTTTTACTTGGTTTTCCACCATATATTCGCCCCACTCAGGATGAAGCACTGCGCTATGCTTCAGCAATTCTTACAGCAGCCAATAAGCCAGCGATTATTTACAATAATCCAGTGCGCACCGGCTTTGATGCTAACGCTGAAACGCTAGCTAGACTCTGTTTACTTCCCGACGTAATTGGGATTAAAGATCCTGGTGGAGCACCTAAAATTGCTGAGCTCAACACCCGGTTAGCTCCTTTTAAACCACTTTATTTTGCCGGCGGGGAGATCGACTTACCTACTCGCATTGCCGATGGGTACAACGGTTTATCCTCAATTGTGGGCAATCTAGCCCCACACCAAACCAAAGCGTGGTTTGAGGCACTAAAAAAGGACTTGCCGGAAAAAGACGAGCTTAATAAAGAAATCCAGCCGCTTATTCACCGGATTTTTAGTGACTCCCCGCTTCCAGCAATTAAAGACCATATTACCCGGCATGAAGAAATCCCTATGGGAGTCTGCCGATCACCACTTGGCATGTACTAG
- a CDS encoding queuosine precursor transporter has translation MSKKSATATTVNNHRGESIRFIPVQNSLYPWLVVLFVVTFILSNINATKGVQLGPLITDGAFFLFPLAYIVGDVLAECYGFKSTRHAIYTGFSMALLTVITFGIAIWLPAADFYTGQEAFAATLGLVPQIVAASLAGYLVGQLLNAWMLTTMKRRSGEKKLSLRLIASTVVGEFGDTLIFCAIAASVIGINSTAAFINYVVVGFLWKTLIEVLLLPITTQVIKWVKNREDYHVLPSTGVETI, from the coding sequence ATGTCTAAAAAATCGGCAACCGCAACCACGGTTAATAATCACCGTGGCGAGAGCATCCGATTCATCCCGGTACAAAATTCCTTGTACCCATGGTTGGTCGTGTTGTTTGTCGTCACATTTATTCTTTCCAATATCAACGCGACAAAAGGCGTCCAACTCGGTCCACTCATTACTGACGGCGCTTTCTTCCTCTTCCCACTTGCTTATATTGTCGGCGATGTTCTTGCCGAGTGCTATGGTTTTAAATCTACTCGGCATGCCATTTATACAGGATTCTCCATGGCACTGCTCACTGTTATTACTTTTGGCATTGCTATTTGGCTTCCTGCCGCCGATTTCTATACTGGCCAAGAAGCCTTTGCCGCCACCTTGGGGCTAGTACCGCAAATTGTTGCTGCTTCTTTAGCTGGCTATTTAGTCGGTCAGCTGCTTAATGCTTGGATGCTTACTACCATGAAGCGTCGCAGTGGAGAGAAAAAACTATCACTTCGCCTTATTGCTTCGACGGTTGTTGGTGAATTTGGCGACACACTTATTTTCTGCGCTATTGCAGCTTCTGTTATTGGCATTAATTCCACAGCAGCATTTATTAACTATGTTGTGGTTGGTTTTTTATGGAAAACACTTATTGAGGTACTCCTGCTTCCAATTACTACCCAAGTTATTAAATGGGTAAAAAATCGCGAGGATTACCATGTACTGCCTAGTACTGGCGTAGAAACCATATAA
- the orn gene encoding oligoribonuclease yields MTETNTEKNTAKNDRLVWIDLEMTGLDIHRHRIVEIAAVVTDADLNIIGEGLDLVIHVSEEELAEMDNFVTDMHTSSGLIDEIRASSLALQEAEDAVLALIEKHCDPAHPAPLAGNSIATDRSFIREYMPRLDQALHYRMVDVSSLKELARRWQPQVYYHQPEKGLAHRALADIIESIRELAYYRQAMLIAEPTAEDCAAAKACAIASYQQFL; encoded by the coding sequence ATGACCGAGACAAACACTGAGAAAAACACAGCCAAAAATGATCGTTTGGTCTGGATTGATCTGGAGATGACCGGGCTTGATATTCATCGTCACCGCATCGTAGAAATAGCTGCCGTAGTTACCGATGCCGATCTTAATATTATTGGCGAAGGCCTTGACTTAGTTATTCATGTCAGCGAAGAAGAACTTGCTGAAATGGATAATTTTGTTACCGATATGCATACTTCTTCTGGGCTTATCGACGAAATACGTGCTAGCTCTCTAGCTCTTCAGGAAGCCGAAGATGCTGTTCTGGCACTTATTGAAAAACATTGTGATCCAGCGCATCCAGCACCGTTAGCGGGCAATTCAATTGCTACCGATCGGTCTTTTATCCGCGAATATATGCCTCGCCTAGATCAAGCATTGCACTACCGAATGGTAGATGTTAGCTCCTTAAAAGAGTTGGCTCGAAGGTGGCAGCCACAGGTTTATTATCATCAACCCGAAAAAGGTCTTGCTCACCGAGCATTGGCCGATATCATTGAAAGTATTCGTGAGCTTGCCTATTACCGTCAAGCTATGTTGATTGCCGAGCCAACAGCTGAGGATTGCGCTGCTGCTAAAGCTTGCGCCATCGCTTCTTACCAGCAGTTTTTGTAA
- the cmrA gene encoding mycolate reductase (Catalyzes the final step in mycolic acid biosynthesis.) — translation MSLPIPRADSRALITGASQGIGMAMAKDLAKMGYHLILVARRQDILSDLAQQLEQDYKVTVEVFPCDLADAEQRGELIEAINKREINILVNSAGIASFGPFINQDWTYESMQFELNARAVFELTHAVLPGMIERKEGAICNVGSAAGNVPIPNNATYVFTKAGVNSFTEALHYELKKTGVSCTLLAPGPVREAVTPADKQSVVDKAVPDFLWTTYESCSAETLAAMARNQRRVVPGPLSKAMNVISAVAPTAVLSPVMGWFYKKMG, via the coding sequence ATGTCATTACCTATCCCCCGCGCTGATTCTCGCGCGCTAATCACCGGTGCGAGTCAAGGTATTGGCATGGCAATGGCTAAAGATCTAGCAAAAATGGGCTATCACCTTATCTTGGTGGCGCGTCGGCAAGATATTCTTTCTGATTTAGCCCAACAATTGGAACAAGATTACAAAGTTACGGTCGAAGTTTTCCCTTGTGATTTAGCTGATGCTGAGCAACGTGGTGAACTTATCGAAGCCATTAACAAGCGAGAAATTAATATTTTGGTTAATTCTGCTGGTATTGCTAGCTTCGGACCTTTTATTAATCAGGACTGGACATATGAGTCCATGCAATTTGAACTTAATGCTCGTGCAGTTTTTGAATTAACTCATGCAGTACTTCCGGGAATGATCGAACGTAAAGAAGGCGCTATTTGTAATGTTGGTTCTGCCGCTGGCAATGTACCAATTCCTAATAATGCTACCTATGTGTTCACCAAAGCCGGAGTCAATTCCTTTACTGAAGCACTGCACTACGAACTGAAAAAAACTGGCGTAAGTTGTACTCTGCTCGCACCAGGCCCTGTGCGGGAAGCAGTTACACCTGCTGATAAGCAATCGGTAGTTGATAAGGCAGTACCTGATTTCTTATGGACTACCTACGAATCATGCTCCGCTGAAACCCTTGCTGCCATGGCAAGAAATCAGCGCCGCGTAGTTCCAGGGCCGTTATCTAAAGCTATGAACGTTATTTCAGCTGTTGCCCCAACCGCCGTACTTTCTCCGGTCATGGGTTGGTTTTATAAAAAGATGGGATAA
- the pdxR gene encoding MocR-like pyridoxine biosynthesis transcription factor PdxR, with the protein MRPDLVAELPIVYFPESPLRIPAQICEQIRGLVTQGLLSPGDHLPSSRSLAAQLGVSRGSVVTAYDQLLAEGYIITAHGSGSQINPQLLSVTPGTTPISTIPENPKNTLISLSPGMPDITKIVDSSWRSAWREAATDPSTCPLLGDNQLRYEIAEHVRHMRGVLIDPAQVIITAGAREGLSLILTCLGRNTIVGLESPGYPGLRGIPYALGHKIIDIPTTRQGIDVDKLDPHIDVAVLTPSHQYPQGGSLSAQTRTQLAQWAARTNTWLVEDDFDSELRYTGQPLPSLATIAPERTILLGTFSTLLSPGLSCGFIIVPPLLLQQLSTHRQTLGQPVSAITQRALSYYLHQGALRRRTQRLRRIYRRRRDMVVSLLGSLENTTLLPISGGLHAVLLCNSQHVINYCAQAGFQLTALEDYWGGTNFKERVDGIVFGFGLHDDLTLTRALEAIRDAVTG; encoded by the coding sequence ATGCGCCCTGATCTTGTTGCCGAACTTCCGATTGTTTATTTCCCAGAAAGTCCGCTACGTATTCCTGCACAAATTTGTGAACAAATACGCGGCTTAGTTACTCAAGGTTTGCTTAGCCCCGGCGATCATCTGCCTTCTTCACGGTCTCTAGCAGCACAATTAGGTGTTTCGCGAGGCAGTGTTGTCACTGCTTATGACCAACTTCTAGCCGAAGGATACATCATTACCGCGCATGGTTCGGGTAGTCAGATTAATCCGCAACTTTTAAGTGTTACCCCAGGTACTACACCTATCTCAACGATTCCTGAAAATCCCAAAAATACGCTCATTTCGCTTTCGCCGGGAATGCCAGACATCACAAAAATTGTTGATTCCTCGTGGCGTAGCGCTTGGCGGGAAGCTGCTACTGATCCCAGCACGTGTCCATTACTTGGCGATAATCAACTGCGCTACGAGATAGCAGAACATGTCCGTCACATGCGTGGGGTACTTATTGATCCCGCCCAAGTCATCATTACCGCCGGAGCTAGAGAGGGGCTTTCGCTCATCCTAACTTGCCTAGGTAGAAACACAATTGTGGGATTAGAATCACCTGGATATCCAGGGTTACGCGGAATACCTTATGCATTAGGACACAAAATTATTGATATCCCCACCACGAGGCAAGGGATTGACGTCGATAAGCTTGATCCACATATTGATGTTGCAGTACTGACCCCAAGCCACCAGTATCCACAAGGCGGTAGTCTTAGCGCACAAACTCGCACACAGTTAGCACAATGGGCAGCACGTACAAATACGTGGCTGGTAGAAGATGATTTCGACTCCGAGCTGCGTTATACCGGTCAACCGCTTCCCTCTTTAGCTACGATTGCTCCTGAACGCACTATTTTGCTTGGTACCTTTTCCACACTACTAAGCCCTGGATTATCGTGTGGTTTTATTATTGTTCCGCCGTTATTGCTGCAACAACTTTCTACCCACCGACAAACACTAGGCCAACCAGTATCAGCAATTACACAGCGTGCACTTTCCTATTATCTTCACCAAGGAGCATTACGACGGCGCACCCAACGGCTCCGCAGAATTTACCGCCGCCGCAGGGATATGGTGGTTTCACTTTTAGGATCATTAGAAAACACCACGTTATTACCTATTAGTGGCGGTTTGCATGCTGTGTTGCTGTGCAATAGTCAACACGTAATTAACTATTGTGCACAAGCAGGTTTTCAGCTCACTGCGCTGGAAGACTATTGGGGTGGTACTAATTTCAAAGAGCGCGTTGATGGAATTGTCTTTGGTTTTGGGCTTCACGACGATCTCACCTTAACGCGCGCACTGGAAGCTATCCGAGATGCGGTAACCGGCTAA
- the pdxS gene encoding pyridoxal 5'-phosphate synthase lyase subunit PdxS, with translation MTQDTFSTDFYASSTSAVSSGATATTQVRRGLAEMLKNGVIMDVVTPEQAKIAEDAGASAVMALERVPADIRAQGGVARMSDPDLIEGIVNAVSIPVMAKARIGHFVEAQILAELGVDFIDESEVLSPADYTHHINKWDFEVPFVCGATNLGEALRRITEGAAMIRSKGEAGTGDVSEAVRHLRTIRGEINKLSSMAEEELFVAAKEIGAPYDLVAEVAHTKKLPVPLFVAGGVATPADAALVRQMGAEGVFVGSGIFKSGNPVARAAAIVKAATLFDDPRSLAEISRGLGEAMVGINVADVAVPHRLAQRGW, from the coding sequence ATGACTCAAGACACTTTTTCTACTGATTTTTATGCCTCTTCTACCAGTGCGGTTTCTTCTGGTGCTACTGCAACCACTCAAGTCCGACGTGGACTAGCTGAAATGCTTAAAAATGGTGTCATTATGGATGTGGTGACACCTGAGCAAGCCAAAATTGCCGAAGACGCAGGTGCTAGTGCTGTGATGGCCTTGGAACGAGTACCCGCTGATATTCGCGCTCAAGGTGGTGTAGCACGTATGAGCGATCCCGATCTGATTGAAGGAATTGTTAATGCCGTATCTATCCCGGTTATGGCAAAAGCTCGCATTGGTCACTTTGTGGAGGCACAGATTTTAGCCGAACTAGGCGTTGATTTTATCGATGAATCTGAGGTGCTCAGTCCTGCTGATTACACACACCACATCAATAAATGGGATTTTGAGGTGCCTTTTGTTTGCGGTGCTACCAATTTAGGGGAAGCTTTGCGACGTATTACCGAAGGCGCTGCTATGATTCGCTCCAAAGGCGAAGCTGGCACCGGTGATGTTTCTGAAGCTGTTCGCCATTTGCGTACTATCCGCGGTGAAATAAACAAGCTAAGCAGCATGGCAGAAGAAGAGCTTTTTGTCGCAGCAAAAGAAATCGGTGCCCCCTATGATTTAGTTGCCGAAGTAGCTCATACCAAAAAATTACCAGTACCACTTTTTGTTGCCGGCGGGGTAGCAACACCTGCTGACGCAGCCTTGGTACGACAAATGGGAGCTGAAGGCGTTTTTGTTGGTTCCGGAATTTTTAAATCTGGTAACCCAGTTGCCCGTGCCGCAGCAATTGTTAAAGCAGCAACGCTTTTCGACGATCCACGCAGCCTGGCTGAAATCAGTCGTGGCCTTGGCGAAGCCATGGTGGGAATCAATGTTGCTGATGTTGCTGTTCCACACCGACTCGCTCAGCGTGGTTGGTAA
- the pdxT gene encoding pyridoxal 5'-phosphate synthase glutaminase subunit PdxT has protein sequence MLIGILGLQGGIEEHEHIFHRLSVSTHRVRTPADLAGLDGLVLPGGESSVMAKLAEQLGLFNPLQKLINDGLPVFATCAGLILLATKLDNPAPGQKNLAVVDMVVRRNAFGNQRNSFEHDLEVLGVTMRPTFIRAPEVISVGAGIDVIAKIDGRIVGVKQDKILGLSFHPEQVGDYRLHQLWLEEIL, from the coding sequence ATGCTTATTGGCATTCTTGGCCTACAAGGTGGAATTGAAGAACATGAACATATATTCCATCGACTATCGGTATCAACGCACCGGGTACGTACCCCAGCTGATCTAGCTGGACTAGACGGGCTTGTTCTTCCGGGTGGTGAATCTAGTGTGATGGCAAAACTTGCTGAACAACTAGGACTTTTTAATCCACTACAAAAACTAATTAACGACGGACTACCGGTATTTGCTACCTGTGCTGGGTTAATTTTGCTTGCTACTAAGCTGGATAATCCGGCACCAGGGCAGAAAAATTTGGCGGTGGTGGATATGGTGGTGCGTCGAAACGCTTTTGGTAATCAACGCAATTCTTTTGAGCACGATCTTGAGGTGTTAGGGGTAACCATGCGACCTACCTTTATTCGGGCACCGGAGGTAATCAGTGTTGGTGCCGGGATAGATGTTATTGCCAAGATAGACGGCAGAATTGTTGGAGTAAAGCAGGACAAAATATTGGGTTTAAGTTTCCATCCAGAGCAAGTAGGAGATTATCGGCTGCACCAGTTATGGCTCGAAGAAATCCTCTAG